A window from Anser cygnoides isolate HZ-2024a breed goose chromosome 1, Taihu_goose_T2T_genome, whole genome shotgun sequence encodes these proteins:
- the WDFY2 gene encoding WD repeat and FYVE domain-containing protein 2 isoform X2, which yields MCFLSQVAVSEPPIYEVLRTVRVWLKRDSGQYWPSIYHAMPSPCSCMSFNPETRRLSIGLDNGTISEFILSEDYNKMTLVKSYQAHQSRVIMILFVLEMEWVLSTGQDKHFTWHCSESGQRLGGYRTSAGACGLQFDVETRHVFVGDHSGQVTILKLEQESCSLVTTFKGHTGGVTALCWDPIQRVLFSGSSDHSIIMWDIGGRKGTAIELQGHNDRVQSLSYAHHTRQLISCGADGGIVVWNMDVERQETPEWLDSDSCQKCDQPFFWNFKQMWDSKKIGLRQHHCRKCGKAVCGKCSSKRSSIPLMGFEFEVRVCDSCHESITDEERAPTATFHDSKHNIVHVHFDATRGWLLTSGTDKVIKLWDMTPVVS from the exons AACTGTTCGTGTCTGGCTGAAGAGAGACAGCGGGCAGTACTGGCCCAGCATATACCATGCAATGCCAT ctccATGTTCATGCATGTCTTTTAACCCGGAAACCAGAAGGCTGTCCATAGGTCTAGACAATGGTACAATCTCA gaATTCATTTTATCAGAAGATTACAACAAGATGACACTAGTGAAAAGTTACCAGG CTCATCAAAGCAGGGTCATAATGATTCTGTTCGTCCTGGAGATGGAGTGGGTGCTGAGCACCGGACAAGACAAGCACTTCACGTGGCACTGTTCAGAGAGCGGCCAGCGCCTGGGAGGGTACCGCACCAGCGCGGGGGCCTGTGGCCTGCA ATTCGATGTGGAAACTCGGCACGTGTTTGTTGGTGATCATTCTGGGCAAGTAACCATACTCAAACTAGAGCAAGAGTCCTGCAGCCTTGTTACAACATTTAAGGGACACACAG GCGGTGTCACTGCTCTCTGTTGGGACCCAATACAGCGAGTTTTATTCTCAGGCAGTTCTGATCATTCCATTATAATGTGGGATattggaggaagaaaaggaacagcCATCGAGCTGCAAGGACATAA tgaCCGAGTTCAGTCTCTCTCCTATGCTCACCACACTCGGCAGCTCATCTCGTGTGGTGCCGATGGGGGAATCGTTGTCTGGAACATGGATGTTGAGAGACAGGAG ACCCCTGAGTGGCTGGACAGCGACTCCTGTCAAAAATGTGACCAGCCTTTCTTCTGGAACTTCAAGCAAATGTGGGACAGTAAGAAAATAGGCCTCAGGCAG CACCACTGCCGCAAGTGCGGGAAGGCCGTCTGCGGCAAGTGCAGCTCCAAGCGCTCCTCCATCCCGCTGATGGGCTTCGAGTTTGAAGTGAGGGTCTGCGATAGCTGCCACGAGTCCATCACGGATGAAGA GCGGGCACCCACAGCTACTTTCCATGACAGCAAGCACAACATAGTTCACGTACACTTTGATGCCACCAGAGGATGGCTCTTGACCTCGGGGACAGACAAGGTTATTAAG TTGTGGGATATGACACCAGTAGTGTCTTGA